The Seleniivibrio woodruffii genome window below encodes:
- the yedF gene encoding sulfurtransferase-like selenium metabolism protein YedF, which produces MIDARGLACPQPVLLMKAELEKTAEGVVSITVDNKGSSINVKNFCEANGCTVTVTELADGCFRIDAAKGYDCDVAEKKAVSDTVVFVTGECIGSEEPELGKMLMKGFLANLKNVENLPKTVIFVNNSVRLVTLNLEVAETVKELEDKGVEILACGACLNYFNLVDELKVGSVTDGHTVANKLFNAGKVVRL; this is translated from the coding sequence ATGATAGACGCAAGAGGATTAGCCTGCCCCCAGCCTGTTCTGCTTATGAAAGCGGAGCTTGAAAAAACAGCCGAAGGTGTTGTCTCGATAACTGTAGACAACAAAGGCTCAAGTATAAATGTTAAAAACTTCTGTGAGGCCAACGGCTGCACAGTGACCGTGACCGAGCTTGCGGACGGCTGTTTCCGCATAGATGCCGCAAAGGGCTACGACTGCGATGTTGCGGAGAAGAAAGCTGTATCCGACACAGTTGTGTTTGTAACAGGCGAGTGCATAGGCAGCGAAGAGCCGGAACTGGGTAAAATGCTGATGAAGGGCTTTCTGGCAAACCTTAAGAACGTGGAAAACCTGCCCAAAACGGTTATCTTCGTTAACAACAGCGTGCGCCTTGTAACTCTGAACCTCGAAGTTGCCGAAACTGTTAAGGAGCTTGAGGACAAAGGTGTGGAAATCCTTGCGTGCGGAGCATGTCTTAACTATTTTAATCTTGTTGACGAGCTTAAGGTCGGCAGTGTGACTGACGGTCATACAGTTGCAAACAAGCTCTTCAATGCAGGAAAAGTAGTAAGACTGTAA
- a CDS encoding rhomboid family intramembrane serine protease, with amino-acid sequence MSDSFKTGIFPVVTLGIILINVFVFWIMYMGVNAQPNYFIGHYGLIPRELFMPSEVLPFSEKMQSVIAHMFMHGGFMHIFGNMYFLYIFGDNVEERMGHFGFALMYLVFGLAAAGVQVFTDPASGIPMVGASGALAGVMGAYWVFFPRSHIRTLILFPFSVINIPAFIYLFLWLGLQFFGLLGGGSSIAFMAHIGGFLAGVLSALIYKSVGTAPRRRYQRY; translated from the coding sequence TTGTCTGATTCGTTTAAAACCGGAATATTCCCAGTGGTCACACTGGGCATAATACTCATTAATGTGTTTGTGTTCTGGATCATGTATATGGGTGTGAACGCACAGCCCAACTATTTCATAGGCCACTACGGACTGATACCCCGTGAGCTTTTCATGCCTTCGGAGGTTCTGCCTTTTTCTGAAAAGATGCAGTCTGTGATAGCTCACATGTTCATGCACGGCGGCTTTATGCACATCTTCGGCAACATGTATTTCCTGTATATTTTCGGGGATAACGTTGAGGAGCGGATGGGGCATTTCGGCTTTGCTCTGATGTATCTGGTTTTCGGTCTGGCTGCCGCCGGGGTTCAGGTGTTCACCGACCCCGCATCGGGTATCCCCATGGTGGGTGCCAGCGGTGCTCTGGCGGGAGTTATGGGTGCGTACTGGGTCTTTTTTCCCAGATCACACATACGGACGCTGATCCTTTTTCCGTTCAGCGTTATAAACATTCCGGCGTTCATCTATCTGTTTCTGTGGCTGGGGCTGCAGTTTTTCGGACTGTTGGGCGGCGGATCCAGCATAGCGTTCATGGCGCATATCGGCGGTTTTTTGGCGGGAGTTCTTTCCGCATTGATATATAAAAGCGTGGGCACTGCGCCCCGAAGAAGATACCAGCGGTATTGA
- a CDS encoding HypC/HybG/HupF family hydrogenase formation chaperone, whose translation MCLGFPGKIVEMDEYSAVVDIAGTKRDVSIMMLPDEVVVGDWVMVHAGMALARMDEEDAHATLEALAMLAEEMDRMDADETN comes from the coding sequence ATGTGTCTCGGTTTTCCCGGTAAAATAGTTGAAATGGACGAATATTCCGCAGTAGTGGACATTGCAGGCACAAAGAGGGATGTGTCGATAATGATGCTTCCCGATGAGGTCGTCGTCGGCGACTGGGTAATGGTTCATGCGGGAATGGCGCTGGCGAGGATGGACGAGGAGGATGCTCACGCAACTCTGGAAGCCCTTGCCATGCTGGCGGAGGAAATGGACAGGATGGATGCGGATGAAACTAATTGA
- the hypD gene encoding hydrogenase formation protein HypD → MKLIEGFRDKDICAALIKQIEKEATGRYRFMEVCGSHTMAIARFGIKSILPENIELVSGPGCPVCVTPQCEIDGIFKLVEQGAVITTFGDMMKVPGSQGQNLQELKSAGADIRIVFSPLDAIKVAKETGKETVFIGIGFETTAPAVAAVALSAKQQGVKNVSVTPYNKTMPEVLGILLDDENLNIQGFVCPGHVTVVTGTSLYTPMAEHGMAAVITGFEPVDVLTSVLEMVRQVNSGKFEVKNMYGRVVSEKGNEKAQNILNTVYEKAGCWWRGIGWIDNSGLAFRPEYKEYDAFHKFGISLEGEKETPGCRCGEVLKGYIKASDCPLFGSACTPESPVGPCMVSSEGACAAVYKYGE, encoded by the coding sequence ATGAAACTAATTGAGGGATTCAGAGATAAGGACATCTGCGCCGCTCTGATAAAGCAGATAGAGAAAGAGGCCACAGGCCGCTACAGGTTCATGGAGGTCTGCGGAAGCCACACTATGGCCATCGCAAGATTCGGCATAAAGAGCATTCTGCCTGAGAACATCGAACTGGTTTCAGGCCCCGGATGCCCCGTCTGCGTCACGCCCCAGTGCGAGATAGACGGAATTTTCAAGCTGGTGGAGCAGGGAGCGGTCATAACCACTTTCGGCGACATGATGAAGGTTCCAGGCAGTCAGGGTCAGAACCTTCAGGAGCTTAAAAGCGCCGGAGCGGATATCCGCATAGTCTTTTCACCTCTTGATGCCATAAAGGTTGCGAAGGAGACGGGCAAAGAGACCGTGTTCATCGGAATCGGTTTCGAGACCACAGCCCCCGCAGTTGCGGCGGTTGCTCTGTCTGCGAAACAGCAGGGGGTAAAGAACGTATCAGTGACTCCCTATAACAAAACGATGCCCGAGGTTCTTGGAATCCTTCTGGACGATGAGAATCTTAACATACAGGGTTTTGTGTGCCCCGGTCACGTCACCGTGGTCACGGGAACCTCTCTCTATACACCCATGGCGGAGCACGGAATGGCGGCTGTCATAACCGGATTCGAGCCTGTGGACGTTCTGACATCCGTCCTTGAGATGGTTCGTCAGGTGAACAGCGGAAAATTCGAGGTCAAAAACATGTACGGCAGGGTCGTTTCCGAAAAGGGAAACGAAAAGGCTCAGAACATCCTGAACACCGTATATGAAAAGGCCGGATGCTGGTGGAGAGGAATCGGCTGGATAGATAACAGCGGTCTGGCTTTCAGACCGGAATATAAAGAATATGATGCGTTCCACAAGTTCGGCATCAGCCTTGAAGGCGAAAAGGAAACCCCCGGATGCAGATGCGGAGAGGTTCTGAAAGGCTACATAAAGGCCAGCGACTGCCCGCTCTTCGGAAGCGCATGTACGCCCGAAAGCCCTGTCGGTCCCTGCATGGTATCCTCGGAAGGTGCCTGCGCCGCAGTTTATAAATACGGAGAATAG
- a CDS encoding cytochrome c3 family protein, giving the protein MSTPDTSMKKVLVRSLITIVIVFVAAWSFNLFYEGNKTRLLKKFDTDAEANSALKPFHLEHFKANLDCGACHEGGVQHEQPLKKTKEAVCFTCHDKIRQAQAVPANDDCKACHTKQVKRK; this is encoded by the coding sequence ATGAGCACACCTGACACCAGTATGAAAAAGGTACTTGTCCGCAGTCTGATCACAATAGTGATCGTATTTGTTGCGGCATGGAGCTTTAACCTTTTTTATGAAGGCAATAAGACAAGACTTCTGAAAAAATTCGATACCGATGCTGAAGCGAACAGCGCACTTAAGCCGTTCCATCTGGAGCACTTTAAGGCGAACCTGGACTGCGGAGCCTGCCACGAGGGCGGGGTTCAGCATGAACAGCCCCTGAAGAAGACGAAAGAGGCGGTCTGCTTCACATGCCACGATAAGATCAGACAGGCTCAGGCAGTTCCGGCCAACGACGACTGCAAAGCCTGCCACACAAAACAAGTTAAAAGAAAGTGA
- the hflX gene encoding GTPase HflX, with translation MCSISMEINRQVGVLADRKGAVEFVIVGDTHGLFIPSLSRFRLVPGNLRGIRLLHTHLYRENITDDDITDLALLRLDSVTAVYFDPQGNPNGMKTAHLLPPDAESMYAYLPDTDVHRQKTDYEHFIAELDSEIASKTKKLHRIKDKPYALLVGCYRSKNYGEDNMAELKELARSAEMEITDTVIQVKDQIHPKFVIGSGKLKDIVIKAMQTGAEFLVFDNPLTPAQSRSIADFTDLKIIDRPQLILDIFAKRAKTGEGKIRVELAQMKYLLPRLTAKDDALSRLTGGIGGRGPGNTKLEIDKRRVNERIAFLSDKLRQIEKNRVTMRKGRSRNELPVVSIIGYTNAGKSTLLNTLTRSDVYADNLMFATLDTSSKRIRFPEEKDVIITDTVGFIRDLPENLKGAFKSTLEELAEADLLVHVLDVASEGFESRVRSVELILAELGLSDSDKILVLNKIDLLEDFEREYLSTGMVPEGEQPEKYSRIFDVENLIQRYNKVCLVSATDRKTFRELLEMIRLSLFSGGKEVDIDIEGYFGLREYDGNTDTF, from the coding sequence ATGTGCTCCATCTCAATGGAGATAAACAGGCAGGTGGGGGTTCTGGCAGACAGAAAGGGTGCGGTTGAATTTGTCATAGTGGGCGACACCCACGGGCTGTTCATACCGTCACTGTCACGTTTCCGGCTTGTGCCGGGAAATCTGCGGGGGATAAGGCTTCTGCATACCCACCTCTACCGTGAGAACATCACGGACGACGACATAACCGACCTCGCCCTTCTGCGTCTGGACAGCGTTACCGCTGTTTACTTCGACCCGCAGGGCAACCCCAACGGAATGAAGACCGCACACCTTCTGCCGCCGGATGCGGAGAGCATGTACGCATATCTCCCCGACACCGACGTTCACAGGCAGAAGACCGACTATGAACACTTCATAGCCGAACTGGACAGCGAGATAGCCTCCAAGACCAAAAAGCTCCACAGGATAAAGGACAAGCCCTATGCCCTGCTGGTCGGCTGCTACAGGTCGAAGAACTACGGCGAGGACAACATGGCGGAGCTGAAAGAGCTTGCCAGAAGTGCGGAGATGGAGATAACCGATACGGTTATTCAGGTTAAGGATCAGATACATCCGAAATTCGTCATAGGTTCGGGCAAGCTTAAGGACATAGTCATAAAGGCTATGCAGACGGGAGCGGAGTTCCTTGTGTTCGATAACCCGCTGACCCCTGCCCAGTCACGATCCATAGCGGACTTCACCGACCTTAAGATAATAGACCGGCCTCAGCTCATTCTGGATATCTTTGCCAAACGGGCGAAGACAGGGGAGGGGAAGATACGGGTGGAACTGGCGCAGATGAAATATCTGCTGCCCAGACTCACTGCCAAGGACGATGCTCTCTCCAGACTTACGGGCGGGATCGGCGGAAGAGGACCCGGAAACACTAAACTTGAGATAGACAAAAGGCGTGTCAACGAAAGGATAGCCTTCCTTTCGGACAAGCTGAGACAGATAGAGAAGAACAGGGTGACAATGCGCAAGGGCAGAAGCAGGAACGAACTGCCTGTTGTGTCCATCATAGGCTACACCAACGCAGGCAAGTCCACTCTGCTGAACACACTGACCCGAAGCGATGTCTATGCGGACAACCTTATGTTTGCCACTCTGGACACAAGCTCGAAGAGGATAAGATTTCCGGAGGAGAAGGATGTGATCATCACCGACACGGTGGGTTTCATCCGTGACCTGCCGGAAAATCTGAAAGGTGCGTTCAAATCGACCCTTGAGGAACTGGCCGAGGCCGACCTTCTGGTGCACGTTCTGGATGTCGCCTCCGAAGGATTTGAGTCAAGAGTACGTTCCGTTGAACTTATTCTGGCCGAACTCGGTCTTAGTGACAGTGATAAGATTCTGGTTCTGAACAAGATAGACCTGCTCGAAGATTTTGAGCGTGAATATCTGTCCACAGGTATGGTTCCGGAGGGTGAGCAGCCGGAAAAATATTCCAGAATTTTCGATGTTGAAAATTTAATACAAAGGTATAATAAGGTATGTCTTGTGAGCGCCACGGACAGAAAGACTTTCCGTGAGCTGCTGGAGATGATCAGGCTTTCCCTTTTTTCCGGTGGAAAAGAGGTGGATATTGATATTGAGGGCTATTTCGGGCTGAGGGAATATGACGGAAACACTGACACCTTCTGA
- a CDS encoding universal stress protein, which translates to MTINVKKILYPTDFSDPSAYALNYAAEMAKLFDAELELLHVMLDESQLVSFYLPQITVQNLAKDMEDGATAKLKDFIANAEVLKGVKYKYTMTKGIADEEIVRAAQASGADLIVIGTHGRTGFEHVLFGSTAEKVVRKAPCPVLTVRKKEED; encoded by the coding sequence ATGACAATAAACGTTAAAAAGATCCTGTATCCTACAGATTTCTCCGACCCGTCGGCATATGCGCTCAACTATGCGGCGGAGATGGCAAAACTTTTCGATGCGGAGCTTGAGCTTCTGCACGTTATGCTGGATGAAAGCCAGCTGGTATCCTTTTATCTGCCCCAGATAACCGTGCAGAACCTCGCAAAGGATATGGAGGACGGAGCTACAGCCAAACTTAAGGATTTCATAGCGAACGCAGAGGTTCTTAAGGGCGTGAAGTATAAATATACCATGACGAAAGGTATTGCTGACGAGGAGATAGTGCGCGCGGCGCAGGCCTCAGGTGCAGACCTTATAGTGATCGGAACACACGGACGCACAGGGTTCGAGCATGTTCTTTTCGGCTCAACGGCCGAAAAAGTTGTGCGCAAGGCTCCCTGTCCTGTGCTCACCGTCAGAAAGAAAGAGGAAGATTAA